The following are encoded in a window of Streptomyces sp. 11x1 genomic DNA:
- the rplS gene encoding 50S ribosomal protein L19: MSHLLDSLDSASLRSDIPAFRPGDTVNVHVRVIEGNRSRVQQFKGVVIRRQGAGVRETFTVRKVSFSVGVERTFPVHTPIVEKIELVTRGDVRRAKLYYLRELRGKAAKIKEKRDN, translated from the coding sequence ATGTCTCACCTGCTCGACTCCCTCGACTCCGCGTCGCTGCGGAGCGACATCCCGGCGTTCCGCCCGGGTGACACCGTCAACGTCCACGTGCGCGTCATCGAGGGCAACCGCTCCCGTGTGCAGCAGTTCAAGGGCGTCGTCATCCGTCGCCAGGGCGCCGGTGTCCGCGAGACCTTCACGGTCCGCAAGGTCTCGTTCTCCGTCGGCGTCGAGCGCACCTTCCCGGTGCACACCCCGATCGTCGAGAAGATCGAGCTCGTCACCCGCGGTGACGTCCGTCGCGCCAAGCTGTACTACCTGCGCGAGCTGCGCGGCAAGGCGGCGAAGATCAAGGAGAAGCGCGACAACTGA
- the trmD gene encoding tRNA (guanosine(37)-N1)-methyltransferase TrmD, with translation MRLDVVTIFPEYLEPLNVSLVGKARARGQLQVHVHDLREWTYDRHNTVDDTPYGGGPGMVMKTDPWGDALDDVLAQGYEMGSARPALIVPTPSGRPFTQALAVELSERPWLVFTPARYEGIDRRVIDEYATRMPVYEVSIGDYVLAGGEAAVLVVTEAVARLLPGVLGNAESHRDDSFAPGAMANLLEGPVYTKPPEWRGRDIPEVLLSGHHGRIARWRRDEALKRTAANRPDLIERCDPKAFDKKDREMLSILGWAPDPEGVPHGRFWRRPEGVEE, from the coding sequence ATGCGGCTCGACGTCGTCACGATCTTCCCCGAGTACCTCGAACCCCTGAACGTCTCCCTCGTCGGCAAGGCCCGCGCCCGTGGACAGCTCCAGGTGCACGTCCACGACCTGCGGGAATGGACGTACGACCGGCACAACACGGTCGACGACACCCCGTACGGCGGCGGCCCCGGCATGGTCATGAAGACCGACCCCTGGGGCGACGCACTCGACGACGTGCTGGCTCAGGGATACGAGATGGGATCCGCCCGGCCCGCGCTCATCGTCCCCACCCCCAGCGGCCGCCCCTTCACCCAGGCGCTCGCCGTCGAACTCTCCGAGCGCCCCTGGCTGGTCTTCACGCCGGCGCGCTACGAGGGCATCGACCGGCGTGTGATCGACGAGTACGCCACCCGCATGCCGGTGTACGAGGTGTCCATCGGTGACTACGTCCTCGCCGGCGGTGAGGCGGCCGTCCTCGTCGTCACCGAGGCCGTGGCACGACTGCTGCCCGGCGTCCTCGGCAACGCCGAGTCCCACCGCGACGACTCCTTCGCGCCCGGCGCCATGGCCAACCTTCTGGAGGGGCCGGTGTACACCAAGCCGCCCGAGTGGCGCGGCCGGGACATCCCCGAGGTGCTGCTCAGCGGCCACCACGGCAGGATCGCGCGCTGGCGGCGGGACGAGGCGCTCAAGCGCACGGCCGCCAACCGGCCCGACCTCATCGAGCGCTGCGACCCCAAGGCCTTCGACAAGAAGGACCGCGAGATGCTCTCCATCCTGGGCTGGGCGCCGGATCCGGAGGGGGTGCCCCATGGCCGATTTTGGCGGCGGCCCGAGGGCGTGGAAGAATAG
- the rimM gene encoding ribosome maturation factor RimM (Essential for efficient processing of 16S rRNA): protein MQLVVARIGRAHGIKGEVTVEVRTDEPELRLGPGAVLLTDPASTGPLTIETGRVHSGRLLLRFEGVRDRNAAEALRNTLLIAEVDPEELPEEEDEYYDHQLMDLDVVTKDGVEVGRITEISHLPSQDLFIVERPDGSEVMIPFVGDIVTEIDLEEQKAVIDPPPGLIDDQAEIASSRDES, encoded by the coding sequence GTGCAGCTCGTAGTCGCACGGATCGGCCGCGCCCACGGCATCAAGGGCGAGGTCACCGTCGAGGTCCGCACCGACGAACCGGAACTCCGGCTCGGCCCCGGCGCCGTCCTGCTCACGGACCCCGCCTCGACGGGCCCCCTCACCATCGAGACCGGCCGTGTCCACAGCGGTCGGCTGCTCCTGCGCTTCGAGGGCGTCCGGGACCGCAACGCCGCCGAGGCCCTCCGCAACACCCTGCTGATCGCGGAGGTGGACCCGGAGGAACTGCCGGAGGAGGAGGACGAGTACTACGACCACCAGTTGATGGACCTGGACGTGGTCACCAAGGACGGCGTCGAGGTCGGCCGGATCACCGAGATCTCGCATCTGCCCTCCCAGGACCTGTTCATCGTCGAACGGCCCGACGGGAGCGAGGTGATGATCCCGTTCGTCGGGGACATCGTCACCGAGATCGACCTGGAGGAGCAGAAGGCGGTCATCGACCCGCCGCCCGGTCTGATCGACGACCAAGCGGAGATCGCGTCCTCCCGGGACGAGTCCTGA
- a CDS encoding RNA-binding protein — MLEEALEHLVKGIVDYPDDVQVASRNLRRGRVLEVRVHPDDLGKVIGRNGRTARALRTVVGAIGGRGVRVDLVDVDHVR, encoded by the coding sequence ATGCTCGAGGAGGCTCTCGAGCACCTCGTCAAGGGCATCGTCGACTACCCCGACGATGTGCAGGTCGCTTCCCGCAACCTGCGCCGCGGGCGCGTACTCGAGGTCCGGGTCCACCCCGACGACCTCGGCAAGGTGATCGGCCGTAACGGCCGTACCGCCCGTGCCCTGCGTACCGTCGTGGGCGCTATCGGCGGCCGCGGTGTCCGTGTCGACCTCGTCGACGTGGACCACGTCCGCTGA
- the rpsP gene encoding 30S ribosomal protein S16 codes for MAVKIKLKRLGKIRSPHYRIVVADSRTRRDGRAIEEIGKYHPTYNPSVIEVDEDRVAYWLGVGAQPTEPVLAILKKTGDWQKFKGEPAPAPLLVAQPKSSRPSFEALGGDDEGKGEAITQKKKADKKDEASAESESTEA; via the coding sequence GTGGCAGTCAAGATCAAGCTGAAGCGTCTGGGCAAGATCCGTTCGCCTCACTACCGCATCGTCGTCGCCGACTCCCGCACCCGCCGTGACGGCCGTGCGATCGAGGAGATCGGCAAGTACCACCCGACGTACAACCCGTCGGTCATCGAGGTCGACGAGGACCGCGTCGCGTACTGGCTGGGTGTCGGCGCGCAGCCGACCGAGCCCGTGCTCGCCATCCTGAAGAAGACCGGCGACTGGCAGAAGTTCAAGGGCGAGCCCGCCCCGGCGCCGCTGCTCGTGGCTCAGCCGAAGTCCTCGCGCCCGTCGTTCGAGGCCCTGGGCGGCGACGACGAGGGCAAGGGTGAGGCGATCACCCAGAAGAAGAAGGCCGACAAGAAGGACGAGGCATCCGCCGAGTCCGAGTCGACCGAGGCCTGA
- the proS gene encoding proline--tRNA ligase, whose translation MAKAPVLTPRAHDFPRWYQDLITKAELADNGPVRGTMVIRPYGYGLWERMQQEMDARIKETGTQNAYFPLLIPQSYLTREAEHVEGFAPELAVVTHGGGKDLEEPAVVRPTSEMIINASFSKWVQSYRDLPLLINQWANVVRWELRPRLFLRTSEFLWQEGHTAHATYEEARDFAAHIHREVYEDFMVNVLAMDVVPGRKTVKERFAGAINTLTLEGMMGDGKALQMATSHELGQNFAKAFNTRYLSKDGTQELVWQTSWGSTTRMIGALVMMHGDDAGLRVPPRLAQVQAVVVAIKGDDAVLAKVRDLGARLKATGVRVQVDDRTDVPFGRRAVDWELKGVPVRIEVGPRDLENGTAMLARRIPGGKEPVALDSLVHLLPTVLEEDQALLLRQSRERRESRTTEVSTPDEAIEAATAGGWARIPWSTLGEDGENRLGEHAVTVRCLVAEDGSVPDSYDAPGNVAVVARAY comes from the coding sequence ATGGCAAAGGCACCCGTTCTCACGCCGCGTGCGCACGACTTCCCGCGCTGGTACCAGGATCTGATCACCAAGGCCGAACTGGCCGACAACGGTCCGGTGCGCGGCACCATGGTCATCCGACCGTACGGGTACGGCCTCTGGGAGCGGATGCAGCAGGAGATGGACGCCCGGATCAAGGAGACGGGCACGCAGAACGCGTACTTCCCGTTGCTGATCCCGCAGTCGTACCTCACCCGTGAGGCCGAACACGTCGAGGGCTTCGCGCCCGAGCTGGCGGTCGTGACGCACGGCGGCGGCAAGGACCTCGAAGAGCCCGCGGTGGTCCGCCCCACCTCCGAGATGATCATCAACGCCTCCTTCTCGAAGTGGGTGCAGAGCTACCGTGACCTCCCCCTGCTGATCAACCAGTGGGCCAACGTGGTCCGTTGGGAGCTGCGCCCCCGCCTCTTCCTCCGCACGAGCGAATTCCTCTGGCAGGAGGGCCACACGGCGCACGCGACGTACGAGGAGGCGCGCGACTTCGCCGCGCACATCCATCGGGAGGTCTACGAGGACTTCATGGTGAACGTCCTCGCGATGGACGTCGTCCCGGGCCGCAAGACGGTCAAGGAACGCTTCGCCGGCGCGATCAACACCCTCACGCTTGAAGGCATGATGGGCGACGGCAAGGCGCTGCAGATGGCCACCAGCCACGAACTCGGCCAGAACTTCGCCAAGGCCTTCAACACCCGCTACCTGTCGAAGGACGGCACGCAGGAACTCGTCTGGCAGACCTCCTGGGGATCCACCACCCGCATGATCGGCGCCCTGGTGATGATGCACGGCGACGACGCCGGCCTCCGCGTCCCGCCCCGGCTGGCCCAGGTCCAGGCCGTCGTCGTCGCGATCAAGGGCGACGACGCGGTTCTGGCCAAGGTCCGCGACCTCGGTGCGAGGCTGAAGGCGACGGGCGTCCGCGTCCAGGTGGACGACCGCACGGACGTCCCGTTCGGCCGCCGAGCCGTCGACTGGGAGCTGAAGGGCGTGCCCGTACGCATCGAGGTCGGCCCCCGTGACCTGGAGAACGGCACCGCGATGCTCGCCCGCCGCATCCCGGGCGGCAAGGAGCCGGTCGCGCTCGACTCGCTCGTACACCTGCTCCCCACCGTCCTGGAGGAGGACCAGGCGCTCCTGCTGCGGCAGTCGCGCGAGCGGCGCGAGTCCCGGACGACCGAGGTGTCCACGCCCGACGAGGCCATCGAGGCGGCCACGGCCGGCGGCTGGGCGCGGATCCCCTGGTCGACGCTGGGCGAGGACGGCGAGAACCGGCTCGGGGAGCACGCGGTGACGGTACGGTGTCTGGTCGCCGAGGACGGGTCGGTGCCCGACTCCTACGACGCACCCGGTAACGTCGCCGTCGTGGCGCGCGCTTACTAG
- a CDS encoding SAM-dependent methyltransferase, whose amino-acid sequence MTPTLVRQQLPRAGRATRVDRCARARDWAEIQERMLVPLYEAVYRRLDVGTGTRLLGLGCGSGLALLMAAGRGAAATGVDSAAPERTALARERLRPESWGTRAGAATRVVEGAPEDVARAPDEPLYNLVTAFEPIGSLAGDSEGLGELLAAATPLAERGTPVVLAGWGPPERCTTSAVLRVATKLADPLRSTGSWRPALRDDLEEVAQRAGLKPDGSGRVACPFGYANVDNAVRGLLSTGLFDAAIGATDQDQVDKELTEALHPHRRRDGTVWMPNVFRYLIARTP is encoded by the coding sequence ATGACACCTACGCTCGTGCGGCAGCAACTGCCTCGCGCGGGAAGGGCAACCCGCGTGGACCGGTGTGCACGCGCGCGTGACTGGGCGGAGATCCAGGAACGGATGCTGGTACCGCTGTACGAAGCCGTGTACCGGCGGCTCGACGTCGGTACCGGGACGCGGCTGCTCGGCCTCGGCTGCGGGTCGGGGCTCGCGCTGCTGATGGCGGCGGGGCGGGGAGCCGCGGCCACCGGCGTCGACTCGGCGGCTCCGGAGAGAACGGCACTGGCACGGGAACGGCTGCGGCCGGAGTCCTGGGGCACGCGCGCGGGCGCCGCCACCCGGGTCGTCGAAGGTGCCCCCGAGGACGTGGCCCGTGCGCCCGATGAACCGCTCTACAACCTGGTGACCGCCTTCGAGCCGATCGGCTCTCTGGCCGGGGACTCCGAGGGGCTCGGCGAACTGCTCGCCGCCGCGACCCCGCTCGCGGAGCGCGGCACCCCCGTGGTCCTCGCCGGCTGGGGCCCACCGGAGCGCTGCACCACGTCCGCCGTGCTCCGCGTGGCCACGAAGCTCGCCGATCCCCTGCGCAGCACCGGCAGCTGGCGTCCGGCGCTGCGGGACGACCTGGAGGAGGTCGCCCAGCGGGCCGGTCTGAAACCGGACGGCTCCGGACGGGTGGCCTGCCCCTTCGGGTACGCCAACGTGGACAACGCCGTGCGAGGGCTGCTGTCGACCGGGCTCTTCGACGCGGCGATCGGGGCCACGGACCAGGACCAGGTGGACAAGGAACTGACCGAGGCGCTGCATCCGCACCGCCGTCGGGACGGGACGGTCTGGATGCCGAACGTCTTCCGCTACCTCATCGCACGGACGCCCTGA
- the ffh gene encoding signal recognition particle protein produces the protein MFDTLSDRLSATFKNLRGKGRLSEADIDATAREIRIALLEADVALPVVRGFIKNVKERALGAEVSKALNPAQQVLKIVNEELVGILGGETRRLRFAKQPPTVIMLAGLQGAGKTTLAGKLGRWLKEQGHSPLLVACDLQRPNAVNQLSVVAERAGVAVYAPEPGNGVGDPVKVAKDSIEFAKSKVHDIVVVDTAGRLGIDQEMMQQAADIRDAVSPDEILFVVDAMIGQDAVNTAEAFRDGVGFDGVVLSKLDGDARGGAALSIASVTGKPIMFASNGEKLDEFDAFHPDRMASRILDMGDLLTLIEQAEKTFSQEEAAKMASKLASKKGQDFTLDDFLAQMEQVRKMGSISKLLGMLPGMGQIKDQINNIDERDVDRTAAIIKSMTPAERQEPTIINGSRRARIAKGSGVEVSAVKNLVERFFEARKMMSRMAQGGGMPGMPGMPGMGGGPGRAKKQPKQAKGKQRSGNPMKRKQQEQEEAARRAAAAQGGAFGLPGQQAGQDFELPDEFKKFMG, from the coding sequence GTGTTCGATACGCTCTCCGATCGCCTCTCAGCGACTTTCAAGAACCTGCGCGGCAAGGGGCGCCTTTCCGAGGCCGACATCGACGCCACGGCGCGCGAGATCCGCATCGCGCTCCTGGAGGCGGACGTCGCCCTGCCGGTCGTCCGGGGCTTCATCAAGAACGTCAAGGAGCGCGCGCTCGGCGCCGAGGTCTCCAAGGCGCTCAACCCGGCCCAGCAGGTCCTCAAGATCGTCAATGAGGAGCTGGTCGGGATCCTCGGCGGCGAGACCCGCCGTCTGCGCTTCGCCAAGCAGCCGCCGACCGTGATCATGCTCGCGGGTCTCCAGGGTGCCGGTAAGACGACCCTCGCGGGCAAGCTGGGCCGCTGGCTGAAGGAGCAGGGCCACTCGCCGCTCCTCGTCGCCTGCGACCTCCAGCGCCCGAACGCCGTCAACCAGCTCAGCGTGGTCGCCGAGCGCGCCGGTGTCGCGGTCTACGCCCCCGAGCCGGGCAACGGCGTGGGCGACCCGGTCAAGGTGGCCAAGGACTCCATCGAGTTCGCGAAGTCGAAGGTCCACGACATCGTGGTCGTCGACACGGCGGGCCGCCTGGGCATCGACCAGGAGATGATGCAGCAGGCCGCCGACATCCGGGACGCGGTCTCCCCGGACGAGATCCTCTTCGTCGTCGACGCGATGATCGGTCAGGACGCCGTCAACACGGCGGAGGCCTTCCGGGACGGCGTCGGCTTCGACGGCGTGGTCCTCTCCAAGCTCGACGGTGACGCCCGCGGTGGTGCCGCCCTGTCGATCGCCTCGGTCACCGGCAAGCCGATCATGTTCGCGTCGAACGGCGAGAAGCTCGACGAGTTCGACGCGTTCCACCCGGACCGGATGGCCTCCCGCATCCTCGACATGGGTGACCTGCTCACCCTGATCGAGCAGGCGGAGAAGACCTTCAGCCAGGAAGAGGCCGCCAAGATGGCCTCCAAGCTGGCGTCCAAGAAGGGGCAGGACTTCACCCTCGACGACTTCCTGGCCCAGATGGAGCAGGTCAGGAAGATGGGCAGCATCAGCAAGCTGCTCGGCATGCTGCCCGGCATGGGGCAGATCAAGGACCAGATCAACAACATCGACGAGCGTGACGTCGACCGCACGGCCGCGATCATCAAGTCGATGACCCCGGCCGAGCGTCAGGAGCCGACGATCATCAACGGCTCGCGCCGCGCCCGTATCGCCAAGGGCTCCGGTGTCGAGGTCAGCGCGGTGAAGAACCTCGTCGAGCGGTTCTTCGAGGCCCGCAAGATGATGTCCCGCATGGCCCAGGGCGGCGGCATGCCCGGGATGCCGGGGATGCCCGGCATGGGTGGCGGTCCCGGCCGGGCCAAGAAGCAGCCCAAGCAGGCCAAGGGCAAGCAGCGTTCGGGCAACCCGATGAAGCGCAAGCAGCAGGAGCAGGAGGAGGCCGCGCGCCGGGCCGCCGCGGCCCAGGGCGGCGCCTTCGGACTGCCGGGCCAGCAGGCCGGTCAGGACTTCGAGCTGCCGGACGAGTTCAAGAAGTTCATGGGCTGA
- a CDS encoding [protein-PII] uridylyltransferase, which produces MTSTDVRTDAEDSGPSGYAAARLRLLQEGARSGPPRRSALAELTDDWLAGLFGAGAAEPRGVSLVAVGGYGRGELSPRSDLDLLLLHDGSDAEAVAALADRIWYPVWDLGLALDHSVRTPAEARKTAGEDLKVQLGLLDARHIAGDLGLTAALRTSVLADWRNQAPRRLPELQELCAERAERQGELQYLLEPDLKEARGGLRDATALRAVAASWLADAPREGLADARRRLLDVRDALHLSTGRATDRLALQEQDQVAAELGLLDADTLLRQVYEAARVISYASDVTWREVGRVLRSRAVRPRLRAMLGGGKPAPERSPLAEGVVEQDGEVVLARAARPERDPVLPLRAAAAAAQAGLPLSLHAVRRLAATARPLSTPWPAEAREQLVTLLGSGRPTVDVWEALEAEGLITHLLPDWERVRCRPQRNAVHIWTVDRHLIETAVQASEMTRRVHRPDLLLVAALLHDIGKGWPGDHSVAGEIIAKDVAARIGFDRDDVAVLSTLVRHHLLLVDTATRRDLEDPATVRSVADAVGSPGTLELLHALTEADALATGPAAWSSWRASLVSELVQRVDALFAGDEPEEPEPGETSAEQERLAIEAFRTGGPVLSLRAQTEAPAEETDDKADPEPLGVELLIAVPDQAGVLPAVAGVLAMHRLTVRTAELRSFDLPDGVEGSVLLLNWRVAAEYGSLPQAARLRADLVRALDGSLDITGRLAERDAAYPRRRGVVAPPPRVTVAPAASRHATVIEVRAQDAPGLLHRIGRALEDAHVRVRSAHVSTLGANAVDAFYVTGPKGAPLPGDEAASVARKLEETLRG; this is translated from the coding sequence GTGACGAGTACGGACGTACGTACGGATGCAGAGGACTCGGGACCCAGCGGCTATGCGGCGGCCCGGCTGCGCCTCCTCCAGGAGGGGGCGCGGTCCGGGCCGCCGCGCCGTTCGGCCCTGGCCGAACTGACCGACGACTGGCTGGCCGGCCTCTTCGGGGCGGGAGCCGCCGAGCCGCGCGGGGTCTCCCTCGTGGCCGTCGGGGGATACGGGCGCGGCGAGCTCTCGCCCCGCAGCGACCTCGACCTGCTGCTCCTGCACGACGGGTCCGACGCGGAGGCGGTGGCCGCGCTGGCCGACCGCATCTGGTACCCCGTCTGGGACCTGGGGCTGGCCCTCGACCACTCCGTGCGCACCCCCGCCGAGGCCCGCAAGACGGCCGGCGAGGACCTCAAGGTGCAGCTCGGGCTGCTGGACGCCCGCCACATCGCCGGTGATCTGGGCCTGACCGCCGCACTGCGGACCTCCGTCCTCGCCGATTGGCGCAACCAGGCACCCAGACGTCTGCCGGAGCTCCAGGAACTGTGCGCCGAGCGGGCCGAACGGCAGGGGGAGCTGCAGTACCTGCTGGAACCCGACCTCAAGGAGGCGCGCGGCGGGTTGCGTGACGCCACCGCCCTGCGCGCCGTCGCCGCCTCCTGGCTCGCGGACGCCCCGCGCGAGGGGCTCGCCGACGCCCGGCGCCGCCTGCTCGACGTCCGGGACGCGCTCCACCTCTCCACCGGGCGCGCGACCGACCGGCTCGCGCTCCAGGAACAGGACCAGGTCGCCGCCGAGCTGGGGCTGCTGGACGCCGACACCCTGCTGCGCCAGGTGTACGAGGCGGCGCGGGTCATCTCGTACGCCAGTGATGTCACCTGGCGTGAAGTGGGGCGCGTGTTGCGTTCGCGCGCCGTGCGGCCCCGGCTGCGCGCCATGCTCGGCGGGGGCAAGCCGGCTCCCGAGCGGTCGCCGCTGGCCGAGGGTGTGGTCGAGCAGGACGGTGAGGTCGTGCTCGCGCGCGCCGCCAGGCCCGAGCGGGACCCCGTGCTGCCCCTGCGCGCCGCCGCCGCTGCCGCCCAGGCCGGACTGCCGCTGTCCCTGCACGCCGTACGCCGCCTCGCGGCCACCGCCCGGCCGCTCTCGACGCCCTGGCCGGCGGAGGCGCGCGAGCAGCTCGTCACCCTGCTGGGCTCCGGGCGTCCGACCGTCGACGTCTGGGAGGCGCTGGAGGCCGAAGGGCTCATCACCCATCTGCTGCCCGACTGGGAGCGGGTGCGCTGCCGGCCGCAGCGCAACGCCGTGCACATCTGGACCGTCGACCGGCACCTCATCGAGACCGCGGTGCAGGCCTCGGAGATGACCCGCCGGGTGCACCGGCCGGACCTCCTGCTCGTCGCCGCGCTGCTGCACGACATCGGCAAGGGCTGGCCCGGCGACCACTCCGTCGCCGGCGAGATCATCGCCAAGGACGTGGCCGCCAGGATCGGCTTCGACCGCGACGACGTGGCGGTGCTCTCCACCCTCGTACGGCATCATCTGCTGCTCGTCGACACCGCCACCCGGCGTGATCTGGAGGACCCGGCCACCGTCCGCTCGGTGGCCGACGCCGTCGGATCGCCGGGCACGCTCGAACTGCTGCACGCGCTGACCGAGGCGGACGCGCTGGCCACCGGCCCCGCCGCCTGGTCGTCGTGGCGCGCCTCCCTCGTCTCCGAACTCGTCCAGCGGGTCGACGCGCTGTTCGCCGGGGACGAGCCGGAGGAGCCGGAGCCCGGTGAGACCAGTGCCGAGCAGGAGCGGCTCGCCATCGAGGCGTTCCGCACGGGCGGGCCGGTGCTGTCGCTGCGCGCGCAGACGGAGGCCCCGGCCGAGGAGACGGACGACAAGGCGGACCCCGAGCCGCTCGGGGTCGAACTGCTCATCGCCGTGCCCGACCAGGCGGGCGTGCTGCCCGCGGTCGCCGGCGTGCTCGCCATGCACCGGCTCACCGTGCGCACGGCCGAGCTGCGCAGCTTCGACCTCCCGGACGGCGTCGAGGGCTCGGTCCTGCTGCTGAACTGGCGGGTCGCCGCCGAGTACGGCTCGCTGCCCCAGGCGGCCCGGCTCCGCGCCGACCTCGTCCGGGCGCTCGACGGCTCCCTGGACATCACCGGGCGGCTCGCCGAGCGGGACGCGGCCTACCCCCGGCGGCGGGGCGTGGTCGCGCCCCCGCCGCGTGTCACGGTGGCCCCGGCGGCCTCCCGGCACGCCACGGTCATCGAGGTCCGCGCCCAGGACGCGCCCGGGCTCCTGCACCGCATCGGACGGGCCCTGGAGGATGCGCACGTTCGCGTGCGCAGCGCGCACGTCAGCACGCTGGGCGCCAACGCCGTGGACGCGTTCTACGTCACCGGACCGAAGGGGGCGCCGCTGCCGGGCGACGAGGCCGCGTCCGTGGCGCGCAAGCTGGAGGAGACCCTGCGCGGCTGA
- a CDS encoding P-II family nitrogen regulator translates to MKLITAVVKPHRLDEIKEALQAFGVHGLTVTEASGYGRQRGHTEVYRGAEYTVDLVPKIRIEVLAEDDDAEQLIDVIVKAARTGKIGDGKVWSLPVETAVRVRTGERGPDAL, encoded by the coding sequence ATGAAGCTGATCACCGCGGTCGTCAAGCCGCACCGGCTCGACGAGATCAAGGAAGCCCTGCAGGCCTTCGGGGTGCACGGACTTACGGTGACCGAGGCCAGTGGGTACGGTCGGCAGCGGGGACACACCGAGGTGTACCGCGGCGCCGAGTACACGGTCGACCTGGTTCCCAAGATCCGGATCGAGGTTCTGGCCGAGGACGACGACGCCGAGCAGTTGATCGACGTCATCGTCAAGGCCGCCCGCACCGGCAAGATCGGTGACGGCAAGGTCTGGTCCCTCCCGGTCGAGACGGCCGTACGGGTCCGGACCGGCGAGCGCGGCCCGGACGCGCTCTGA
- a CDS encoding ammonium transporter produces the protein MNGTDTGFVLISAALVMLMTPGLALFYGGMVRAKSVLNMLMMSFISLGIVTVLWVLYGHSLAFSGDSGGFIGNLDMIGLKGVNADSTMESFTGNDISLFAFSLFQMLFAVITAALISGALADRVKFGAWMIFIGVWVTVVYFPVAHWVWGGGWLAQLDPAVIDFAGGTAVHINAGIAALAAILVVGKRVGFKKDPMRPHNMPLVLLGTALLWFGWFGFNAGSELGVDGTTAQMAINTQVATGAAMLGWLIYERIRHGAFTTLGACSGAVAGLVAITPSGGNVNIFGALLIGVVAGAVCSWAVSLKYKLGYDDSLDVVGVHLVGGVLGTLMVGFLAIDGKGGGSQFLSQAIGAFAVMGYTFVVTWVLAFAIQKTIGFRASEDDELGGIDQAAHAETAYDFSSAAGSHISASTSSVAATTESKKVEA, from the coding sequence TTGAACGGCACAGATACCGGATTCGTATTGATCAGTGCAGCGCTCGTCATGCTGATGACGCCCGGCTTGGCCCTCTTCTACGGCGGCATGGTGCGGGCGAAGAGTGTGCTGAACATGTTGATGATGTCCTTCATCTCGCTCGGCATCGTCACCGTTCTGTGGGTGCTGTACGGCCACTCCCTCGCCTTCAGCGGTGACTCGGGTGGCTTCATCGGCAACCTGGACATGATCGGGCTGAAGGGCGTGAACGCCGACAGCACGATGGAGAGCTTCACCGGCAACGACATCTCGTTGTTCGCCTTCTCCCTCTTCCAAATGCTGTTCGCCGTCATCACGGCCGCCCTGATCAGCGGTGCTCTCGCCGATCGTGTCAAGTTCGGCGCTTGGATGATCTTCATCGGCGTGTGGGTCACCGTGGTCTACTTCCCGGTCGCCCACTGGGTCTGGGGTGGCGGCTGGCTGGCTCAGCTGGACCCGGCCGTGATCGACTTCGCCGGTGGTACCGCTGTCCACATCAACGCCGGTATCGCTGCCCTCGCTGCGATCCTGGTCGTGGGCAAGCGCGTCGGGTTCAAGAAGGACCCGATGCGTCCGCACAACATGCCGCTGGTTCTGCTCGGCACCGCTCTGCTGTGGTTCGGCTGGTTCGGCTTCAACGCGGGCTCCGAGCTGGGCGTCGACGGCACCACGGCACAGATGGCCATCAACACCCAGGTCGCCACTGGCGCTGCCATGCTCGGCTGGCTGATCTACGAGCGCATCCGCCACGGCGCGTTCACCACGCTCGGTGCCTGCTCCGGCGCGGTCGCCGGCCTGGTCGCGATCACCCCGTCCGGCGGCAACGTCAACATCTTCGGAGCCCTGCTCATCGGTGTCGTCGCGGGTGCTGTCTGCTCCTGGGCCGTCAGCCTCAAGTACAAGCTGGGTTACGACGATTCCCTCGACGTCGTCGGTGTCCACCTGGTCGGCGGTGTCCTCGGCACCCTGATGGTGGGCTTCCTCGCCATCGACGGCAAGGGCGGCGGTAGCCAGTTCCTGTCGCAGGCCATCGGCGCCTTCGCCGTGATGGGTTACACCTTCGTCGTGACCTGGGTTCTTGCCTTCGCCATCCAGAAGACGATCGGCTTCCGAGCCTCCGAGGACGACGAACTCGGCGGTATCGACCAGGCCGCCCACGCCGAGACCGCGTACGACTTCAGCTCGGCCGCCGGTTCGCACATCTCCGCCAGCACGAGCAGCGTCGCTGCCACCACTGAGAGCAAGAAGGTCGAGGCATGA